One window from the genome of Acidisarcina sp. encodes:
- a CDS encoding CRTAC1 family protein: MQSRVLLLLIFSTAVSAQKVAPVVPPSQAAPAPAIRFEDATASSGIDFTHSFGSRQLGSLLEGTGSGCVWLDYNNDGKPDLYVVTGRPLDDSMHPYPLKTKPLEMPTNHLYRNDGNGKFTDVTEKAGLAPDLYSDAVAAADYDNDGNVDLLVAGYGRVILYHNNGNGKFTDVTAKAGIKVDGWSISSTWLDYDKDGCVDLFVGRYVQFDPKYRAFYAADNYPGPLDYEGETNKLYHNNCDGTFTDVSEKSGIAAYRGRTMGVTAADFDGDGWPDIYVANDKTENFLFHNKHDGTFEEIANQADVAYGQSGESTSAMGPVFADVDGDGRLDLWVTDSKYNRMMHNAGNGMFDDVSAQSGISQATAQYTSWGSGIYDFDNDGWPDILTFHGGLIHLVPQEHSVFKGLGNGKFADVSRGAGAVLDVKTVARGACFADYDNDGKMDAFVVNLGARGTLVHNVTASSNHWIAFQLKGTKSNRDGIGAHLEVQAGGRKQVAERVAGSGYLSQDDPRVHFGLGSSTKVDKLTIQWPSGKQQVLENLAVDRVVTVEEPQ; encoded by the coding sequence ATGCAGTCTCGCGTACTCCTCCTGCTGATCTTTTCCACGGCGGTCTCCGCTCAGAAAGTAGCGCCGGTTGTTCCACCATCTCAAGCCGCGCCTGCGCCAGCCATTCGCTTTGAGGATGCGACCGCATCTTCAGGAATCGACTTCACGCACAGCTTCGGCTCACGCCAGCTAGGCTCGCTGTTGGAAGGAACCGGTTCCGGTTGCGTCTGGCTGGACTACAACAACGACGGTAAGCCGGATCTTTACGTCGTCACGGGCAGACCTCTCGACGACAGCATGCATCCCTATCCGCTCAAAACGAAGCCATTAGAGATGCCGACGAATCATCTCTATCGAAACGACGGCAATGGAAAATTCACGGATGTAACCGAGAAGGCTGGACTGGCGCCCGATCTTTATAGCGATGCCGTCGCCGCTGCCGACTATGACAACGATGGAAATGTCGATCTGCTGGTGGCGGGCTATGGACGGGTGATTCTCTATCACAATAACGGTAATGGAAAGTTTACCGACGTCACGGCCAAAGCAGGAATCAAGGTAGATGGATGGTCGATCAGTTCCACGTGGCTGGACTACGACAAGGACGGATGTGTCGATCTCTTTGTCGGCCGCTACGTGCAGTTCGATCCTAAGTACCGCGCCTTCTATGCTGCGGATAACTACCCGGGCCCTCTCGATTACGAAGGGGAAACGAATAAGCTGTATCACAACAACTGCGACGGCACCTTCACGGATGTCAGCGAGAAATCAGGGATCGCGGCGTATCGCGGCCGCACCATGGGAGTCACTGCTGCGGACTTTGACGGCGACGGATGGCCTGACATCTATGTAGCCAACGACAAGACGGAAAACTTCCTGTTCCACAATAAGCACGATGGCACCTTTGAAGAGATTGCCAATCAGGCAGACGTTGCTTATGGCCAGAGTGGCGAATCCACCTCCGCCATGGGACCTGTGTTCGCCGACGTGGACGGTGATGGCCGTCTCGACCTCTGGGTCACCGACTCAAAATACAATCGCATGATGCACAATGCCGGCAACGGCATGTTTGACGATGTCTCCGCGCAATCCGGCATCTCGCAAGCCACCGCGCAATACACCAGTTGGGGATCCGGCATCTACGACTTCGACAATGACGGATGGCCTGACATCCTGACCTTTCATGGCGGACTCATCCACCTTGTTCCTCAGGAACACTCCGTCTTCAAGGGGCTGGGCAATGGCAAGTTCGCGGATGTCTCGCGCGGAGCAGGTGCCGTTCTGGATGTGAAAACCGTCGCTCGCGGCGCCTGCTTCGCGGACTACGACAACGACGGCAAGATGGACGCATTCGTCGTCAACCTGGGCGCTCGGGGCACGCTGGTCCACAACGTAACAGCCTCCAGTAATCACTGGATAGCTTTTCAACTTAAGGGGACCAAAAGCAATCGCGATGGCATCGGCGCTCACCTCGAAGTTCAGGCGGGCGGCCGCAAACAGGTAGCCGAACGCGTCGCTGGATCAGGCTATCTTTCGCAGGATGATCCACGTGTCCACTTCGGTCTTGGTTCATCGACCAAGGTAGACAAGCTGACAATCCAGTGGCCCAGCGGAAAGCAACAGGTGCTCGAGAATCTCGCGGTGGATCGCGTTGTCACAGTGGAGGAACCTCAGTGA
- the aroF gene encoding 3-deoxy-7-phosphoheptulonate synthase — protein sequence MECFSQFNLVVRADNQPRTIVRVGEIEVGGEDFVVMAGPCSVESERQTLDTAEAVARHGARILRGGAFKPRSSPYSFQGLGRQGLMILAKAREVTGLAIVTEVMSECDVPLVAEYADILQIGARSMENYSLLEAVGRSGRPVLLKRGLTAKLEDLLRSAQLIVECGNPDVILCERGIRTFETATRNTFDIAAIPVLNAITHLPVVVDPSHAAGMREIVPHLARASAVIGADGLIVEVHPAPEHALSDGEQSLTFAMFGEMMRDLEPYLSLRHALSEPELLTSERRR from the coding sequence ATGGAATGCTTTTCGCAGTTCAATCTCGTCGTTCGGGCGGATAATCAGCCGCGGACGATCGTCCGCGTGGGCGAAATCGAGGTGGGCGGAGAAGACTTCGTCGTGATGGCGGGTCCCTGCTCGGTGGAGTCTGAGCGGCAAACGCTGGACACAGCGGAGGCAGTTGCCAGGCATGGCGCACGGATTCTTCGCGGCGGTGCATTCAAGCCGCGCTCCTCGCCCTACTCCTTTCAAGGGCTGGGCAGACAGGGCCTGATGATTCTGGCCAAGGCTCGCGAGGTGACCGGCCTTGCTATCGTCACCGAGGTAATGTCTGAGTGCGATGTTCCATTGGTAGCTGAATATGCTGACATTCTCCAGATTGGCGCGCGAAGCATGGAGAACTATTCGCTACTGGAGGCCGTCGGCAGAAGTGGCCGTCCTGTCCTGCTCAAACGCGGCCTGACGGCAAAGCTCGAGGATCTGTTGCGCTCGGCACAGTTGATCGTGGAGTGCGGAAACCCTGATGTGATCCTTTGCGAACGCGGGATCCGTACTTTTGAGACCGCAACTCGCAACACCTTTGATATCGCGGCTATCCCTGTTCTCAATGCCATAACCCATCTGCCCGTTGTGGTAGACCCGAGCCATGCTGCGGGGATGCGCGAAATTGTCCCCCACCTGGCGCGGGCGTCGGCGGTCATCGGTGCTGATGGGCTGATTGTGGAAGTTCATCCGGCACCGGAACATGCCCTCAGCGACGGCGAGCAATCCCTCACATTTGCAATGTTTGGAGAGATGATGCGCGACCTGGAACCCTATCTATCGCTGCGGCATGCACTGAGTGAGCCGGAGCTTCTGACATCCGAAAGGAGACGATAG